From Plasmodium brasilianum strain Bolivian I chromosome 7, whole genome shotgun sequence, the proteins below share one genomic window:
- a CDS encoding thioredoxin-like protein 1, which yields MSCANFNSPYQAEKRRTSENTDNKNVESVSTAVNYADMDLILFPEGSLKNINNTVVNEKHLVGKSVALFFSNGSDPKCRAFLPFLQQYYKTINEAGSRQKIEVIFVSTDPDRTSFEDHKKHMPWLYIDIADPLTDILKKHFRIMNFHEVPFYGSGPRSDVPCLVVIGSDGREAQLLHICSGRDEGEKGILRWDYRNNVYSLNKNESSF from the exons ATGTCCTGTGCAAATTTCAACTCTCCCTACCAAGCGGAAAAAAGGAGAACATCAGAAAATACGGATAACAAAAATGTCGAATCTGTAAGCACCGCTGTTAATTATGCTGATATgg aTCTTATACTTTTTCCCGAAGGATcattaaagaatataaacaACACCGTAGTAAACGAGAAACATTTAGTTGGAAAATCAGttgctttgtttttttcaaacGGAAGTGACCCCAAATGTAGAGCTTTTTTACCGTTCTTACAACAG TATTATAAAACCATAAACGAAGCAGGGTCTCGTCAAAAAATAGAAGTCATCTTTGTTAGCACTGACCCCGATAGAACATCATTCGAAGACCACAAAAAGCATATGCCCTGGTTATATATTGATATTGCTGACCCATTAACagatatattgaaaaaacattttagaATTATGAATTTTCATGAAGTTCCTTTTTATGGATCAGGGCCAAGAAGTGATGTACCTTGCTTAGTTGTTATTGGAAGTGATGGAAGAGAAGCTCAACTTTTACATATTTGCAGTGGAAGGGATGAAGGTGAAAAAGGTATATTAAGATGGGACTACAGAAATAATGTCTATTCGCTGAATAAAAATGAGTCATCATTTTAG
- a CDS encoding DnaJ protein, translating into MLNEIIFQVVISSVGVTIVNSDKIKFLQKFRYAIYVLILSFLLYKGIPWNRENYYTYLNIAPNATKQEIQTAYRQAAKIYHPDKNPDESANTSFIKLKQAYDILTDDVRRSNYNRFGDYKNGEVDDNTATILICLSLVQHTMFFIIGYFLSYPRKLEFARQIFLVYNIASFCFELQFRFIEDDTTFDWLPSIGYLLPYEKIKLLRMLFPVVFFISICSSAYTYTDRNATLIYLMRSILSTNRILVERSNDVVDSTNYLKTKGEELVRKLQQMRKNDISSQFNLKGNVKDNKDEKSCLENEKKDSKEKESEEKLLENVQEFSLTLDSQQMSLLEKCFELLKNRNLNEKKSKKKSWFEFFSMQMIFGIIFVYIWLTSK; encoded by the exons ATGCTAAACGAAATTATATTTCAAGTAGTTATATCTTCAGTTGGAGTTACTATAGTCAATAgcgataaaataaaatttcttcaAAAATTCA GGTATGCCATCTACGTATTAATATtgtcctttttattatataaaggaATTCCATGGAATAGGGAAAATTATTACACTTATTTAAATATCGCTCCAAATGCTACAAAACAAGAAATACAGACAGCTTATAGGCAGGCAGCTAAAATTTACCATCCC GATAAAAATCCAGACGAATCTGCGAATACAtcgtttataaaattaaaacaagcGTACGATATTTTGACGGACGATGTGCGAAGAAGCAATTACAATCGATTTGGGGATTATAAGAATG GAGAAGTAGACGACAATACAGCTACCATATTAATATGCCTTTCACTAGTTCAGCACACAATGTTTTTCATAATaggatattttttatcatatccAAGAAAATTAGAATTTGCGAGGCAG atatttttagTATACAATATAGCTAGTTTTTGTTTCGAGTTACAATTTCGATTTATAGAAGATGACACAACGTTCGATTGGTTGCCATCAATAGGATATCTTTTgccatatgaaaaaataaaattacttaGGATGCTATTTCCAGTGGTTTTTTTCATTAGTATATGTTCATcggcatatacatatacagaTAGGAATGCTacgttaatttatttaatgcgCTCCATTTTATCAACAAACCGAATACTTGTTGAAAGATCAAATGATGTTGTTGATTcaacaaattatttaaaaacaaaaggagAAGAGTTGGTTAGAAAATTACAacaaatgagaaaaaatgaTATCTCTTcacaatttaatttaaaaggtAATGTAAAGGATAACAAAGATGAAAAGAGTTGtttagaaaatgaaaaaaaagattcaAAAGAGAAAGAATCTGAAGAGAAATTACTTGAAAATGTACAGGAATTTTCATTAACCTTAGATTCACAGCAAATGAGTTTATTGGAAAAATGTTTTgaattattgaaaaatagaaatttgaatgaaaaaaaaagtaaaaaaaaatcctgGTTTGAGTTTTTTTCCATGCAAATGATATTTGGAATtatattcgtatatatatggctTACatcgaaataa